A genomic stretch from Sphingobacterium sp. ML3W includes:
- a CDS encoding NADH-quinone oxidoreductase subunit N: protein MGAIITLSILALVVLYLGLFKAKALLLPVSILGFLVAIGFLLNDWTADKGPLFSGMVHFDHYAIAFSVLCIVVTLCIFIISKGYFDEGGQVAEYYSLLIFSLTGAVLVNSYHNFSMLFLGIEIMSVALYILVGIRKRDKASNEAALKYFLMGAFSTGFLLFGIALLYGATGSFNLDEIKAYVVNNPHAISPLFYGGILLLIVGLTFKVGAAPFHFWTPDVYDGAPILITSYMSTVVKVASFAGLLRLFSYSLLPLQDFWEPVFLIIAIITLFIGNISALMQSSFKRMLAYSSISHAGYMLFAIIAVGASSANSIFAYGLAYSLATIVAFTGLILVKKTTGSEHFEAFNGLGKRNPMLAFAMTVAMLSLAGIPLTAGFIGKFMMFSSVMEDYHIVLLILAVINAAIAVYYYLKVVVAMYFRDSEESCVNVQWNYSFVLLLAVGLTILIGVYPDCLLKLI, encoded by the coding sequence TGGTTTTCTATTGAACGATTGGACAGCTGACAAGGGACCTCTTTTCAGTGGGATGGTTCATTTCGATCATTACGCGATTGCTTTTTCGGTCTTATGCATCGTCGTTACTTTGTGCATATTTATTATCTCCAAAGGGTATTTTGATGAAGGGGGACAGGTTGCAGAATATTATTCATTACTGATATTTTCGTTGACGGGAGCTGTTTTGGTAAATAGCTATCACAATTTCTCCATGCTCTTTTTGGGTATAGAAATTATGTCCGTGGCGCTTTATATTTTAGTCGGTATCCGTAAGCGGGATAAAGCGTCAAATGAGGCCGCACTGAAATACTTTTTAATGGGCGCATTTTCGACCGGATTTTTACTGTTTGGTATAGCGTTATTATATGGAGCCACAGGTTCATTCAATTTGGATGAGATAAAAGCCTATGTTGTGAATAATCCGCATGCGATCTCGCCCTTATTTTATGGTGGTATCCTATTGCTTATTGTTGGCCTGACTTTCAAGGTTGGGGCAGCACCATTTCACTTTTGGACGCCAGATGTGTATGATGGGGCTCCTATTCTGATAACAAGTTATATGAGTACTGTGGTCAAAGTAGCTTCTTTTGCAGGTTTATTACGGTTATTTAGTTACAGTCTACTTCCTTTACAAGATTTTTGGGAGCCTGTATTCTTGATTATAGCGATTATCACATTGTTTATTGGAAATATTTCAGCTTTAATGCAATCGTCTTTCAAACGCATGCTGGCTTATTCCAGTATCTCTCACGCTGGTTATATGTTGTTTGCAATTATCGCCGTTGGAGCGAGTTCTGCCAACAGTATCTTTGCTTATGGGCTGGCCTATTCACTCGCAACGATTGTAGCATTTACAGGGCTGATCCTTGTAAAGAAGACAACAGGATCCGAACATTTTGAGGCGTTCAATGGACTAGGAAAACGAAATCCGATGTTAGCATTTGCTATGACAGTGGCTATGCTATCACTTGCAGGTATTCCTTTAACCGCAGGATTTATTGGTAAGTTTATGATGTTCTCTTCGGTTATGGAGGATTACCACATTGTATTGCTGATTTTGGCCGTGATTAATGCTGCTATCGCAGTTTACTATTATTTGAAAGTGGTGGTTGCGATGTATTTCAGAGATAGTGAAGAATCTTGTGTCAATGTGCAGTGGAACTATTCATTTGTTCTACTACTTGCAGTGGGATTGACAATTCTAATTGGGGTATATCCAGACTGTCTTTTAAAATTAATATAA